A genomic window from Chrysoperla carnea chromosome 3, inChrCarn1.1, whole genome shotgun sequence includes:
- the LOC123295580 gene encoding uncharacterized protein LOC123295580 — translation MVNCFIYAKDFSGSTDRVDYYHNNGLKTLDQFQGDVEKIKKDLLVSGEPPTESKIVYLHWGSECWEVDEDETREAYLSRKSGLMGTYPECIIKCLKEKRIVDKDDKIKLLYLITDGLIDNDSAEECFELNQFMHYETVVFHAINENPNAIDFSVATSFFKSRCIVYRNNELYDCIDISEEFDYGKVNVNNFAAEKDQLKSYIRLKFIRKELAKDAIALKEIDKLKKLRDRLFDELSSNSGKSEVNLETKDRNIFLRAFVETDWYKNLNAAVYSDKVDIEKSISTLINYIVSDTKSYSFDALKFDKKFDKSVEEEQVVDVNFTPEQEIEFPDVILDDEKGIPVVILTKFNLMEKIIFHRTLLVNQVTPASFSKFKSTMECPLFLVNDKDVSESIGYFYTLNVYKQLLANNTKNEPRTRRPFYGGLVLTDTNQFDKYNDYILSATYFDRKKINYNVGLFYFVLWKNCENKEWMDRNVVDQFQKYAMRRISETVCKIGLSSLPLDPDQNTSLLTALWYCVELSSVIFKDNPQNFTQERLRWFHGVAGYMIEILKYFNYDLDLESIKKRRELISYVMLLKKIQKPTDKVYYILNNIFTTTDGFLISEIEKPFNLYKLNYLKLNHKEILRDDVVEEKVHLNDYVHLIHYEYDLDKSKTGKGTFEICEKTFRPFFTIDKNKSFYTELVQNTRKVVINNDDDKDKIDVTYEAIDSLEFARILSLYKLFIDCVIESQKYPTLVEYVEFILKRKKFYGDLVTVFPPNVYSAVKDVYERYQKVVTKVNVDEFIKVCKTYVSRAERIKAEERVKFSSDDDINEFISREELKVNLKKKT, via the coding sequence ATGGTTAATTGCTTCATTTACGCAAAAGATTTTTCGGGCTCAACGGATCGAGTAGACTATTATCATAACAACGGCTTGAAAACACTTGATCAGTTCCAAGGGGacgtagaaaaaataaaaaaagacttaCTGGTTTCTGGAGAACCTCCAACAGAATCGAAAATAGTTTACTTGCACTGGGGTAGCGAATGTTGGGAAGTCGATGAAGACGAAACAAGAGAAGCATATTTATCACGTAAATCTGGACTTATGGGTACATATCCGGAATGTATTATCAAATGCCTAAAAGAAAAGCGTATCGTTGATAaagatgataaaataaaattgctgTATCTCATCACAGATGGATTGATTGACAATGACAGTGCAGAGGAATGTTTCGAATTGAACCAGTTTATGCATTACGAAACCGTTGTTTTCCATGCAATCAATGAAAACCCGAACGCAATCGACTTTTCAGTAGCAACGTCTTTTTTCAAGAGCCGTTGCATAGTTTATCGTAATAACGAACTCTATGACTGCATTGATATTTCCGAGGAGTTTGACTATGGCAAAGTCAATGTTAATAACTTTGCTGCCGAAAAAGATCAGTTGAAGTCTTATATTAGGTTGAAATTTATCAGAAAGGAATTGGCAAAAGACGCTATTGCTTTAAAAGAAATAGACAAATTGAAAAAGCTAAGAGATCGATTATTTGACGAATTGTCATCGAACAGTGGAAAAAGCGAAGTTAACCTCGAAACAAAGGATAGAAATATATTCCTTCGTGCATTCGTTGAGACGGATTGGTACAAGAATCTCAATGCTGCGGTTTATTCAGATAAGGTTGACATTGAGAAATCCATTTCAACTTTGATCAATTACATCGTCAGCGACACAAAATCGTACTCGTTTGACGCCTTGAAGTTCGACAAGAAATTTGACAAGTCCGTTGAAGAGGAACAAGTCGTCGATGTTAATTTTACACCCGAGCAAGAAATTGAATTCCCCGATGTAATACTGGACGACGAGAAAGGCATCCCTGTTGTAATTTTAACGAAGTTCAATttgatggaaaaaattattttccatagaACTCTATTGGTAAACCAAGTGACACCTGCCAGTTTTAGCAAGTTCAAATCGACCATGGAGTGTCCGCTGTTTTTGGTTAACGATAAAGATGTTAGTGAGTCCATCGGTTACTTTTACACTTTGAATGTTTACAAACAATTGCTggcaaacaatacaaaaaatgagCCGCGAACACGAAGACCCTTTTATGGTGGCCTTGTGCTAACAGATACCAATCAATTTGATAAATACAACGACTACATTTTGTCAGCGACATATTTTGATCGTAAGAAGATCAATTACAATGTTGGGTTGTTTTACTTTGTGCTGTGGAAAAACTGTGAAAACAAAGAGTGGATGGACAGAAATGTCGTTGACCAGTTCCAAAAATACGCTATGCGACGTATCAGTGAGACTGTGTGCAAAATTGGGCTGTCATCTTTGCCGCTGGACCCTGATCAAAATACATCACTGCTAACTGCGTTGTGGTACTGCGTTGAATTGTCGTCAGTAATTTTCAAAGATAATCCTCAAAACTTCACGCAGGAACGGCTGAGGTGGTTTCATGGCGTAGCGGGTtatatgattgaaattttgaagtacTTCAATTACGATCTAGATTTGGAGTCTATCAAAAAACGAAGAGAGCTAATTAGTTACGTGATGCTTTTGAAGAAAATCCAAAAACCTACagataaagtttattatattttgaataatattttcacgACTACAGATGGTTTTCTGATCAGCGAAATTGAAAAACCGTTTAATCTGTACAAGCTCAATTACCTTAAATTGAATCACAAGGAAATATTGCGTGACGATGTTGTTGAAGAGAAAGTTCATCTGAATGACTATGTTCACTTAATACATTACGAATATGATTTGGATAAATCAAAAACCGGGAAAGGCACGTTTGAAATTTGTGAAAAGACCTTCCGACCCTTTTTTACCATCGACAAAAACAAATCATTCTACACAGAATTGGTCCAGAATACAAGGAAAGTAGTTATCAACAATGACGACGATAAAGATAAAATTGACGTTACCTACGAAGCTATCGATTCGCTTGAATTTGCCAGGATTTTATCTCTATACAAACTTTTTATTGATTGTGTGATAGAATCACAAAAATATCCCACCTTGGTCGAATACGtcgagtttattttaaaaagaaaaaagttctaCGGGGACTTGGTAACCGTTTTTCCGCCCAATGTTTACTCCGCTGTTAAAGACGTGTATGAGCGCTATCAGAAGGTTGTGACGAAAGTTAATGttgatgaatttattaaagtatgTAAAACTTATGTTAGTCGAGCTGAACGTATCAAAGCAGAAGAAAGAGTGAAGTTCAGTAGTGACGATGATATCAACGAATTTATTTCTAGGGAGGAATTGAAAgttaatttgaaaaagaaaacataG
- the LOC123295177 gene encoding probable enoyl-CoA hydratase, mitochondrial isoform X1, with translation MSFALRNICKQILVNDHHLLKNKQLLKYSSAASYQYIKTDLVGDKKNVGLITLDRPKALNALCNGLVADIADAVTKFNNDESVGAIIITGSEKVFAAGADLKEMLKLDFASHVKSNFLSKRTFLTDSKKPVIAAVNGYALGGGCELAMMCDIIYSGNQARFAQPEITVGTIPGAGGTQRLTRIVGKSKAMEMCLTGNQITAEEAEKMGLVSKVFPPEEVLPQAIKLAEKISSHSQIIVSLCKDAVNRAYETTLHEGLNYEARLFQTTFATEDRKEGMAAFAEKRAPKFKNQ, from the exons aTGTCGTTTGCTTTAAGAAAtatttgcaaacaaattttagttaatgatcatcatttattaaaaaataaacaattacttaaatatagTTCAGCAG CTTCATATCAGTATATTAAGACTGATTTGGTTGGAGATAAGAAGAATGTTGGATTAATTACATTAGATCGTCCAAAAGCATTAAATGCTTTGTGTAATGGCCTTGTTGCAGACATAGCAGATGCagtaacaaaatttaacaatgaTGAATCTGTTGGAGCAATCATTATCACTGGATCCGAAAAAGTATTCGCGGCTGGCGCTGATCTTAAGGAAATGTTAAAATTGGATTTTGCTTCCCatgtaaaatcaaattttttaagtaaacgtACATTTCTTACTGATAGTAAAAAGCCGGTAATTGCTGCTGTTAATGGTTATGCg ctcgGAGGAGGTTGTGAATTAGCTATGATGTGTGATATAATTTATAGTGGCAATCAAGCAAGATTTGCACAACCAGAAATTACAGTTGGAACAATTCCTGGAGCCGGTGGTACACAACGTTTAACTAGAATTGTAGGAAAGTCAAAAGCGATGGAAATGTGTTTAACTGGAAATCAAATTACTGCAGAAGAAGCTGAGAAAATGGGTCTTGTTAGTAAAGTATTTCCACCAGAAGAAGTTCTTCCTCAAGCGATTAAACTAGCCGAAAAAATTAGTTCACACTCACAAATTATTGTTTCGCTTTGTAAGGATGCAGTTAACAGAGCTTACGAGACAACTCTACATGAAGGATTAAATTATGAAGCTAGACTGTTCCAAACTACTTTTGCTACG gaGGATCGTAAAGAAGGGATGGCAGCATTTGCTGAAAAACGTGCTCCTAAATTTAAGAACCAATAa
- the LOC123295177 gene encoding probable enoyl-CoA hydratase, mitochondrial isoform X2 — protein sequence MELNPEITTASYQYIKTDLVGDKKNVGLITLDRPKALNALCNGLVADIADAVTKFNNDESVGAIIITGSEKVFAAGADLKEMLKLDFASHVKSNFLSKRTFLTDSKKPVIAAVNGYALGGGCELAMMCDIIYSGNQARFAQPEITVGTIPGAGGTQRLTRIVGKSKAMEMCLTGNQITAEEAEKMGLVSKVFPPEEVLPQAIKLAEKISSHSQIIVSLCKDAVNRAYETTLHEGLNYEARLFQTTFATEDRKEGMAAFAEKRAPKFKNQ from the exons ATGGAATTGAATCCGGAAATAACGacag CTTCATATCAGTATATTAAGACTGATTTGGTTGGAGATAAGAAGAATGTTGGATTAATTACATTAGATCGTCCAAAAGCATTAAATGCTTTGTGTAATGGCCTTGTTGCAGACATAGCAGATGCagtaacaaaatttaacaatgaTGAATCTGTTGGAGCAATCATTATCACTGGATCCGAAAAAGTATTCGCGGCTGGCGCTGATCTTAAGGAAATGTTAAAATTGGATTTTGCTTCCCatgtaaaatcaaattttttaagtaaacgtACATTTCTTACTGATAGTAAAAAGCCGGTAATTGCTGCTGTTAATGGTTATGCg ctcgGAGGAGGTTGTGAATTAGCTATGATGTGTGATATAATTTATAGTGGCAATCAAGCAAGATTTGCACAACCAGAAATTACAGTTGGAACAATTCCTGGAGCCGGTGGTACACAACGTTTAACTAGAATTGTAGGAAAGTCAAAAGCGATGGAAATGTGTTTAACTGGAAATCAAATTACTGCAGAAGAAGCTGAGAAAATGGGTCTTGTTAGTAAAGTATTTCCACCAGAAGAAGTTCTTCCTCAAGCGATTAAACTAGCCGAAAAAATTAGTTCACACTCACAAATTATTGTTTCGCTTTGTAAGGATGCAGTTAACAGAGCTTACGAGACAACTCTACATGAAGGATTAAATTATGAAGCTAGACTGTTCCAAACTACTTTTGCTACG gaGGATCGTAAAGAAGGGATGGCAGCATTTGCTGAAAAACGTGCTCCTAAATTTAAGAACCAATAa